TTATCTAAGGAAACCAATTTGATATGTAAACAACCCAGATGTGATCCGCTCGCGATTTCCGACTCACTTAAAGGCATTGAGCCGTCGTGTTCCGTGTCCTGTATGTCCTGATCCATTGAGCTTCTCGACAGCCTCATTTCTTCCAAAAGAGGAAACAGGAATTACTATGCGAGTACAACTCGCCTCTCTGGCCCTCCTAGCTGGCTTCTCAGCCGCAGCTATTGCTGCTCATGAAGAGCTGACTGTCCGCAACGCCAATCACATCTTCAATGCCATTCACTCGTCCATGCGAGAATGGGACTCTACTCTCTACCACTATGGcatgtccttcttcttggcctcTGTGCCAGCCGGCACGCAGCTTTATCACGGCACGGGAACTCCCAACCCAACCACTGGAATGGAGTGGTTGTCTTTTGAGCTAGCACAAGCCATACTATTTGCCAAATTACCCCCGCCCTTGATCGAATCTCATAATCCATGCAGAGCACCAGCCCATGGCCAGGGCCAGGAGCCACTGTCATCGGGACCAGAAGCTGACGAAGAAAGTGGCTGGCTACATACGTACGCCGCTGCACGAGACCTCCGCCTTCTTTACATCGACGGTCTATCAGCAGCATGGTCGAATAACGGAACGCAGGATTCGCAGAAACGCATCTTCCTCGACGACACCATCCACGAATCTCAAATCGTGGACGAAGCCGAGGCCGCAGTTGAAATGTGTCGAATCCTCCGCGAGACGTGGGGCGATCGCCTAGACGGGATACTACGCATGGAGATCGGTACCGAGGTTATCCTATGCTCGTTCGAGAGGGATCTGAAATTCGTTCGCGCTGTACGGGCGAAGCCCATAAAGTCGCTGGATAAGGGTAATCGGTCGAAGAAAAAGACTCTAGCCGATCTTCAGCCGGATGTAGGGTCGTGGTTGTCCGTCGCGTCGCGGTATCATGGGATTGGTGGGAACCGGGTGCGTCTGAATTACGACCACTTTGTCACGGCATTTGCACATGATCTTGATATCTTTGGTGGGGAGAGCAAAAAGTATCGGCCTAGATTGGAGCATCTCGAGTCGTCGTCACTGGAACCAATCAGACAGGGATTGGAAACTCTCGTCATGACGCATGATCCTAGCGATTCCTCGTTCAATTGGCAGGCTATTACTGATATGATCGTCGAGTGATACTCGCATACATTGAAATATCTGGCTTCTGGCGTGCCCGACGAGGCGGAAGTACGTG
This Aspergillus chevalieri M1 DNA, chromosome 3, nearly complete sequence DNA region includes the following protein-coding sequences:
- a CDS encoding uncharacterized protein (COG:S;~EggNog:ENOG410PMZJ;~InterPro:IPR038921;~SECRETED:SignalP(1-20)) — translated: MRVQLASLALLAGFSAAAIAAHEELTVRNANHIFNAIHSSMREWDSTLYHYGMSFFLASVPAGTQLYHGTGTPNPTTGMEWLSFELAQAILFAKLPPPLIESHNPCRAPAHGQGQEPLSSGPEADEESGWLHTYAAARDLRLLYIDGLSAAWSNNGTQDSQKRIFLDDTIHESQIVDEAEAAVEMCRILRETWGDRLDGILRMEIGTEVILCSFERDLKFVRAVRAKPIKSLDKGNRSKKKTLADLQPDVGSWLSVASRYHGIGGNRVRLNYDHFVTAFAHDLDIFGGESKKYRPRLEHLESSSLEPIRQGLETLVMTHDPSDSSFNWQAITDMIVE